In Rahnella variigena, one DNA window encodes the following:
- a CDS encoding HAMP domain-containing sensor histidine kinase: MRGKLFWKILLGFWFTFVAITQGLWVVFAFYNPHEPPESGIARRFVKLQITSAVSTLHNGGMPALNAMMADWPDDDRQFFSVTPSLLPAKGNTIKDLEPGKIPHEVVQFVQGPDGQGYRLKYDVDGLMHEYRPRRHRDWLNMPPPLLWLGGLGGLLFSAMLAWNLTRPMLQMRKAFGRVAQGDLSVRLFTSMGKRHDELSEVARDFDSMAERLQVLVKAREELLHDVSHELRSPLARLQLAIGLARQNPSNVESSLSRIEHEAGRLDKMIGELLALSRTESSEIPDEEYFDLYGLVEAVVNDARYEAQLPGVEIALFPESADDLDYTVKGNAELMRRAVDNVVRNALRFSARGQTITVSLAQVEEYLQIEVADQGPGVEEDKLSSIFDPFVRVKSPLSGKGYGLGLAITRKVMLAHEGKVDARNAQPHGLIISLQVPHWKSAS; encoded by the coding sequence ATGCGCGGAAAACTGTTCTGGAAAATCCTGCTGGGATTCTGGTTCACTTTTGTGGCGATCACTCAGGGACTTTGGGTGGTTTTTGCTTTTTATAATCCGCACGAACCGCCGGAAAGCGGCATTGCACGACGCTTTGTAAAACTGCAAATTACGTCAGCGGTGTCAACGCTGCACAACGGCGGTATGCCTGCACTTAACGCGATGATGGCCGACTGGCCGGATGATGACAGGCAGTTTTTCTCCGTAACGCCTTCGTTGCTGCCCGCCAAAGGCAATACGATTAAGGATCTGGAACCCGGTAAAATCCCACATGAAGTCGTGCAGTTTGTGCAGGGGCCTGACGGGCAGGGCTACCGGCTTAAATATGATGTAGACGGGCTGATGCATGAATATCGCCCGAGACGTCACAGGGACTGGCTGAATATGCCTCCGCCATTATTATGGCTGGGCGGACTGGGCGGATTACTGTTCAGCGCGATGCTGGCGTGGAACCTGACCCGACCTATGCTGCAAATGCGTAAAGCCTTCGGACGGGTGGCGCAGGGCGATTTATCGGTACGCCTGTTTACCAGCATGGGCAAGCGGCACGATGAGCTGTCAGAAGTGGCACGCGATTTCGACTCCATGGCTGAACGTTTGCAGGTTCTGGTGAAGGCGCGTGAAGAACTTCTGCATGATGTTTCTCACGAGCTGCGTTCTCCATTGGCGCGGTTGCAGCTGGCCATCGGCCTGGCGCGACAGAATCCTTCAAATGTTGAAAGCTCGCTGAGTCGCATTGAACATGAAGCGGGACGTCTGGATAAGATGATCGGGGAACTGCTGGCGCTGTCGCGAACTGAAAGCAGTGAAATCCCGGATGAAGAGTACTTCGATCTGTACGGCCTGGTGGAAGCGGTGGTGAACGACGCGCGCTATGAGGCGCAGTTACCGGGCGTGGAGATTGCGCTCTTTCCCGAATCAGCGGATGACCTGGATTACACCGTGAAAGGCAATGCTGAGCTGATGCGACGCGCTGTCGATAACGTGGTACGCAATGCACTGCGTTTTTCTGCGCGCGGGCAAACAATCACTGTTTCACTGGCGCAGGTTGAAGAGTATCTGCAAATTGAAGTGGCCGATCAGGGGCCGGGTGTGGAAGAAGATAAGTTGTCGAGTATCTTCGACCCGTTCGTGCGAGTGAAATCGCCGCTGTCAGGCAAAGGCTATGGTCTTGGTCTGGCCATCACCCGCAAAGTGATGTTAGCGCATGAAGGTAAAGTGGATGCCCGTAACGCGCAGCCACATGGCTTAATCATCAGCCTTCAAGTTCCGCACTGGAAATCCGCTTCATAA
- a CDS encoding response regulator transcription factor, with protein sequence MKILLVDDDLELGTMLSEYLIAEGFDASLVLTGKAGVEGAMSGEYTAMILDIMLPDMSGIDVLRQVRKNSRLPIIMLTAKGDNIDRVIGLEMGADDYMPKPCYPRELVARLRAVLRRVEEQQESHSDSSSVNYGDLTLNPATRSSEWRGVPFDLTASEFNLLELLLRSPERVVSKDELSEKGLGRPREAYDRSIDVHISNIRQKLGSLEGGDILTIETVRSIGYRIR encoded by the coding sequence ATGAAAATTTTATTAGTCGATGACGATCTCGAATTAGGAACCATGCTCAGCGAATATCTGATTGCAGAAGGTTTTGACGCTTCTCTGGTGCTGACCGGCAAAGCGGGCGTGGAAGGGGCGATGTCCGGCGAATACACCGCGATGATCCTCGACATTATGCTGCCGGATATGAGCGGTATTGATGTACTGCGGCAGGTGCGTAAAAACAGTCGTCTGCCGATCATCATGCTGACCGCTAAAGGCGACAATATCGATCGCGTTATCGGCCTGGAAATGGGTGCCGATGATTACATGCCAAAACCTTGCTACCCGCGCGAACTGGTTGCGCGTCTGCGTGCAGTATTGCGCCGTGTGGAAGAGCAGCAGGAATCGCACTCTGATTCTTCATCCGTTAACTACGGTGACCTGACGCTGAATCCGGCTACCCGCAGCAGCGAATGGCGTGGGGTTCCTTTTGACCTGACGGCGTCTGAATTCAATCTGCTGGAGCTGTTACTGCGGTCTCCTGAACGTGTGGTATCAAAAGATGAGTTGTCAGAAAAAGGCCTCGGGCGTCCGCGTGAAGCTTATGATCGCAGTATTGATGTTCACATCAGTAATATCCGCCAAAAACTGGGGTCACTGGAAGGTGGCGATATCCTGACTATTGAAACGGTGCGCAGCATTGGCTATCGCATACGCTAA
- the cysM gene encoding cysteine synthase CysM, which translates to MSTLEHYIGNTPLVKLQRLTEGLDSEIWVKLEGNNPAGSVKDRAALFMIEQAEKRGEIHPGDTLIEATSGNTGIALAMIAALKGYKLKLLMPENMSLERQASMRAYGAELLLVSRAQGMEGARDLAQEMEQQGQGKVLDQFNNPDNPLAHFTTTGPEIWQQTQGRITHFVSSMGTTGTITGVSRFLRSQHAGVQIVGLQPSAGSSIPGIRRWPQEYLPGIFSPELVDEVMDMGQGEAEDTMRALAREEGIFCGVSSGGAVAGALRVTRSHPGSVIVAIVCDRGDRYLSTGVFSD; encoded by the coding sequence GTGAGTACGCTTGAACACTACATCGGTAATACACCTCTGGTGAAATTACAGCGTCTGACCGAGGGACTCGACAGCGAGATCTGGGTCAAACTGGAAGGCAATAATCCCGCGGGCTCAGTAAAAGACCGTGCAGCGCTGTTCATGATTGAGCAGGCGGAAAAGCGCGGTGAAATTCATCCCGGTGACACGCTGATCGAAGCCACCAGTGGTAATACCGGTATTGCGCTGGCGATGATTGCGGCACTGAAAGGTTATAAGCTGAAATTGCTGATGCCGGAAAATATGAGCCTCGAGCGTCAGGCATCAATGCGCGCTTACGGCGCTGAATTATTGCTGGTCAGCCGCGCGCAGGGGATGGAAGGTGCGAGGGACCTGGCGCAGGAAATGGAACAACAGGGGCAGGGGAAAGTGCTGGATCAGTTCAATAATCCGGACAACCCGCTCGCGCACTTTACGACTACCGGCCCGGAAATCTGGCAGCAGACGCAAGGGCGTATTACGCATTTTGTGTCGAGTATGGGGACAACCGGCACCATCACGGGCGTCAGTCGCTTTCTGCGCAGTCAGCACGCGGGTGTGCAAATTGTCGGGTTGCAACCTTCTGCAGGCAGCAGCATTCCGGGTATACGCCGCTGGCCGCAGGAATATCTGCCGGGTATTTTCAGCCCTGAACTGGTCGATGAAGTGATGGATATGGGGCAGGGCGAAGCGGAAGACACCATGCGGGCTCTTGCGCGGGAAGAAGGTATCTTCTGTGGAGTGAGTTCCGGCGGCGCTGTTGCGGGCGCATTGCGTGTCACCAGAAGCCATCCCGGCAGTGTGATTGTGGCAATTGTCTGCGATCGCGGTGACCGTTACCTTTCGACTGGTGTATTTTCTGATTAA
- the cysA gene encoding sulfate/thiosulfate ABC transporter ATP-binding protein CysA, producing the protein MSIEINGINKYFGRTKVLNDISLDIASGEMVALLGPSGSGKTTLLRIIAGLENQSAGHLSFHGKDVTRLHARDRQVGFVFQHYALFRHMTVFDNIAFGLTVLPRRERPNAEAIKQKVTKLLEMVQLAHLANRYPAQLSGGQKQRVALARALAVEPQILLLDEPFGALDAQVRKELRRWLRQLHEELKFTSVFVTHDQEEAMEVADRVVVMSQGNIEQVGAPEEIWREPATRFVLEFMGEVNKIGGEIRGSQLYVGAHHWPLENPPLHQGAVDLFLRPWEMEITAHSTARCPLPVKVLEVSPRGHFWQLIVQAEGWHDEPLSVVLSEAHGNSAPQRGDRFYVGGLNGRLYAGDQQLQPVALAKSA; encoded by the coding sequence ATGAGCATTGAAATTAACGGTATCAACAAATATTTTGGCCGCACGAAAGTGCTCAATGATATCTCGCTCGATATTGCTTCCGGAGAGATGGTGGCGCTGCTCGGGCCTTCAGGTTCCGGTAAAACCACGCTGCTGCGCATTATCGCCGGACTGGAAAACCAGAGCGCCGGACATCTGAGTTTTCACGGTAAAGACGTGACGCGTCTCCACGCCCGAGACCGTCAGGTTGGTTTCGTGTTTCAGCATTACGCGCTGTTCCGCCATATGACGGTGTTCGACAACATCGCCTTTGGCCTGACGGTGCTGCCGCGCCGCGAGCGTCCGAATGCCGAAGCGATTAAACAGAAAGTCACTAAACTGCTGGAGATGGTGCAGTTAGCCCATCTGGCCAACCGTTATCCGGCACAGCTTTCTGGTGGTCAGAAACAGCGTGTAGCATTGGCCCGTGCGCTGGCGGTCGAACCGCAAATTTTGCTGCTGGATGAGCCTTTCGGTGCGCTGGATGCGCAGGTGCGTAAAGAGCTGCGCCGCTGGCTGCGTCAGTTGCATGAAGAGCTGAAATTCACCAGCGTGTTCGTGACCCACGATCAGGAAGAAGCGATGGAAGTCGCCGACCGCGTGGTCGTCATGAGCCAGGGTAATATCGAACAGGTGGGCGCGCCGGAAGAAATCTGGCGTGAGCCGGCGACCCGCTTCGTGCTGGAGTTTATGGGTGAAGTGAATAAAATCGGCGGTGAAATTCGCGGTTCTCAGTTGTATGTCGGCGCGCATCACTGGCCGCTGGAGAACCCGCCGCTACATCAGGGTGCGGTCGATTTGTTCCTGCGTCCGTGGGAAATGGAAATTACCGCGCACAGTACTGCGCGCTGCCCGTTGCCGGTAAAAGTGCTGGAGGTCAGCCCGCGTGGTCATTTCTGGCAGCTTATCGTGCAGGCGGAAGGCTGGCACGATGAACCGCTTTCCGTGGTGCTTTCTGAAGCTCACGGTAATAGCGCACCTCAGCGCGGCGATCGGTTTTATGTCGGCGGGCTGAATGGCCGCTTGTATGCCGGTGATCAGCAGCTACAACCCGTTGCGTTAGCGAAGAGCGCCTGA
- the cysW gene encoding sulfate/thiosulfate ABC transporter permease CysW: protein MSDIPAFAGEKRQRIDWVKWSLIGTGLLICILLLVIPMISIFVLAFSDGIAAVWKNLSDSDMLHSIWLTVLMALITVPVNLIFGTLLAWLVARFNFPGRQLLLTLIDIPFAVSPVVAGLLYLLFYGTNGPIGGWLDAHNIQFMFAWPGMVMVTVFVTCPFVIRELVPVMLSQGSHEDEAAVLLGASGWQMFRRVTLPNIRWALLYGVVLTNARAIGEFGAVSVVSGSIRGETYTLPLQVELLHQDYNTAGAFTAAALLTLMAIVTLFLKSGLQWRLKRHNDRLEREESHEH from the coding sequence ATGTCTGATATTCCGGCTTTTGCAGGCGAAAAACGCCAGCGTATCGACTGGGTAAAATGGTCGCTGATCGGCACCGGTTTACTGATTTGTATTTTGCTGCTGGTGATCCCGATGATCAGCATTTTCGTGCTGGCCTTTTCCGACGGGATTGCTGCTGTTTGGAAGAACCTGTCTGATTCTGACATGTTGCATTCCATCTGGCTGACCGTGCTGATGGCGCTGATCACCGTGCCGGTGAACCTGATTTTCGGCACGCTGCTGGCCTGGCTGGTGGCGCGCTTTAATTTCCCGGGGCGTCAGCTGTTACTGACGCTGATCGACATCCCGTTCGCGGTTTCGCCGGTGGTTGCCGGTCTGTTGTATCTGCTGTTTTACGGCACCAACGGCCCGATTGGCGGCTGGCTGGATGCGCATAATATTCAGTTTATGTTCGCCTGGCCGGGCATGGTGATGGTAACGGTATTCGTTACTTGTCCGTTTGTTATCCGTGAGCTGGTGCCGGTGATGTTGAGTCAGGGCAGCCATGAAGATGAAGCGGCGGTCTTACTGGGCGCGTCAGGCTGGCAGATGTTCCGCCGCGTGACCTTGCCGAATATCCGCTGGGCATTACTGTACGGCGTGGTGCTGACCAATGCCCGTGCGATCGGGGAGTTTGGTGCGGTGTCTGTCGTTTCTGGTTCTATCCGCGGCGAAACTTACACGCTGCCATTACAAGTTGAATTACTGCATCAGGACTACAACACCGCAGGCGCGTTTACTGCCGCTGCATTGCTGACCCTGATGGCGATTGTCACACTGTTTCTGAAAAGCGGCCTGCAATGGCGTCTGAAACGCCATAACGACCGTCTTGAGCGGGAGGAAAGTCATGAGCATTGA
- the cysT gene encoding sulfate/thiosulfate ABC transporter permease CysT: protein MLLSSKRVLPGFTLSLGSSLLFVCLVLLLPLSALVMQLSQMTLAQYWDVITNGQVVAAYKVTLLAAGVASIFNCFFGMLMAWILTRYEFPGKSLVDGLMDLPFALPTAVAGLTLAGLFSTTGFYGQWLAHFDIKVAYTWLGIAVAMAFTSIPFVVRTVQPVLEELGPEYEEAAETLGASRWQSFRRVVLPEVMPSLMAGTALSFTRSLGEFGAVIFIAGNIAWKTEVTSLMIFIRLQEFDYPAASAIASVILAASLLLLFAINTLQSRYGRRLGGQ, encoded by the coding sequence ATGTTGTTGTCGAGCAAACGCGTATTACCCGGATTCACCCTGAGCCTCGGCAGCAGCCTGCTGTTCGTCTGCCTGGTGTTATTGCTGCCGCTGAGTGCGCTGGTGATGCAGTTGTCACAAATGACGCTGGCGCAATACTGGGATGTGATCACCAACGGTCAGGTTGTTGCAGCGTACAAAGTGACGCTGCTGGCGGCGGGTGTGGCGAGTATTTTTAACTGTTTCTTCGGCATGTTGATGGCGTGGATCCTGACCCGTTACGAATTCCCCGGTAAAAGCCTGGTGGACGGGCTGATGGATTTGCCGTTTGCCTTGCCGACCGCCGTGGCCGGTTTAACGCTGGCAGGCCTGTTTTCTACCACCGGGTTTTACGGTCAGTGGCTGGCGCACTTTGATATCAAAGTGGCGTACACCTGGCTTGGTATTGCGGTGGCGATGGCCTTTACCAGCATTCCGTTTGTGGTTCGTACCGTGCAGCCGGTGCTGGAAGAATTAGGTCCGGAATATGAAGAAGCCGCTGAAACGCTGGGCGCTTCGCGCTGGCAGAGTTTCCGTCGCGTGGTATTGCCGGAAGTCATGCCTTCTTTGATGGCGGGCACGGCGCTGTCCTTTACCCGCAGCCTGGGCGAATTCGGTGCGGTGATTTTCATTGCCGGTAACATTGCGTGGAAAACTGAAGTGACCTCGCTGATGATTTTCATCCGCTTGCAGGAATTTGATTATCCGGCAGCCAGCGCGATTGCATCGGTTATTCTCGCCGCCTCGCTGCTGTTGCTGTTTGCGATTAACACTTTACAGAGCCGTTATGGCCGTCGTCTGGGAGGCCAGTAA
- the cysP gene encoding thiosulfate ABC transporter substrate-binding protein CysP: protein MKTLGFTGSVLKGSVAALLLASGAASATELLNSSYDVSRELFAALNPPFQKQWADQNDGDKLDIKQSHAGSSKQALAILQGLKADVVTYNQVTDVQILHDRGNLIPADWQSRLPNNSSPFYSTMAFLVRKGNPKNIHSWDDLARPGVSLVFPNPKTSGNGRYTYLGAWGAFNLEDNKNQTKTREKMASFLKNVQVFDTGGRGATTTFVERGLGDVLISFESEVNNIRKQYGDDKYEVIVPKVDILAEFPVAWVDKNVEKNGTEKAAKDYLNYLWSPQAQKIITSFNYRVYDKTAMAAAKGQFPDTKLFKVEDQFGGWPQVMETHFSTGGELDKLLEQGHK, encoded by the coding sequence ATGAAAACACTCGGATTTACAGGCAGCGTGCTGAAAGGTTCCGTGGCGGCACTGCTGCTGGCCAGCGGCGCGGCTTCGGCGACTGAATTGCTCAACAGTTCTTATGATGTGTCCCGTGAACTTTTTGCTGCACTGAACCCGCCATTTCAGAAACAGTGGGCTGATCAAAACGACGGCGACAAACTTGATATTAAACAATCCCATGCCGGTTCTTCCAAGCAGGCACTGGCGATTTTGCAGGGTCTGAAAGCGGATGTCGTCACTTACAATCAGGTGACCGATGTGCAGATTTTGCATGACCGCGGGAATCTGATCCCTGCCGACTGGCAAAGTCGTTTGCCTAACAACAGTTCGCCGTTTTATTCCACCATGGCGTTTCTGGTCCGCAAGGGTAATCCAAAGAACATTCACAGCTGGGACGATTTAGCGCGGCCGGGCGTGAGCCTGGTGTTTCCGAATCCCAAAACCTCCGGCAATGGCCGATATACCTACCTGGGTGCCTGGGGAGCGTTCAATCTGGAAGACAATAAAAACCAGACGAAAACCCGCGAGAAAATGGCGAGTTTCCTGAAAAACGTTCAGGTGTTTGATACCGGCGGCCGTGGCGCGACAACCACATTTGTGGAACGCGGACTGGGTGATGTGCTGATCAGTTTCGAATCTGAAGTGAACAATATCCGTAAGCAGTACGGTGACGATAAATACGAAGTGATTGTGCCGAAAGTGGACATTCTGGCTGAGTTCCCGGTGGCCTGGGTGGACAAAAACGTCGAGAAAAATGGCACAGAAAAAGCCGCAAAAGATTACCTGAATTATTTGTGGAGCCCGCAGGCGCAGAAAATTATCACCAGTTTTAACTACCGTGTGTATGACAAAACGGCGATGGCAGCGGCTAAGGGGCAGTTCCCGGATACCAAATTGTTCAAAGTTGAAGATCAGTTCGGTGGCTGGCCACAAGTGATGGAAACCCATTTCAGTACCGGCGGTGAGCTGGACAAACTGTTAGAGCAAGGTCACAAGTAA
- a CDS encoding Dyp-type peroxidase: MTQVQSGILPEHCRFAIYIEAKAQGDLDALRQGCRAFVAVLEDMQKKFPTEHLGAVVAFGNDVWRDLSGNQGADELKSFQPLGKGLAPATQRDMLLHIQSLRHDVNFALARAALKAFGSSIVVEEETHGFRAIEERDLSGFVDGTENPKAEARAQVAIIPEGSVDAGGSYVMVQRWKHNLVQWERFSVQQQEDVIGRTKDTDEELDSETRPDTSHVSRVDLKEDGKGLKILRQSLPYGTASGEHGLYFISYCARLWNIEKQLLSMFGDLDGKRDAMLRFTRPVTGSYYFAPSLTRLLAL; this comes from the coding sequence ATGACTCAGGTTCAGAGCGGCATTTTGCCCGAACATTGCCGTTTCGCGATTTACATCGAAGCGAAAGCTCAGGGTGACCTGGATGCGCTCCGGCAGGGCTGCCGTGCATTTGTGGCTGTACTGGAAGACATGCAGAAAAAATTTCCCACCGAACATCTTGGTGCGGTCGTAGCCTTTGGCAACGATGTGTGGCGTGATTTATCCGGCAATCAGGGCGCGGATGAACTGAAATCTTTCCAACCGCTGGGCAAAGGTCTGGCACCTGCTACGCAGCGCGATATGTTGTTGCATATACAGTCCCTTCGTCATGACGTTAACTTTGCGCTGGCACGGGCGGCACTGAAAGCGTTCGGCAGTTCCATTGTCGTTGAAGAAGAAACCCACGGGTTCCGTGCGATCGAAGAACGTGATCTGAGCGGTTTTGTTGACGGCACTGAAAATCCGAAAGCAGAGGCCCGCGCACAGGTGGCGATTATTCCTGAAGGCAGCGTCGATGCTGGCGGCAGCTACGTGATGGTTCAGCGCTGGAAACATAATCTGGTGCAATGGGAACGTTTCTCCGTGCAGCAGCAGGAAGACGTCATCGGGCGTACCAAAGACACCGATGAAGAGCTGGATTCAGAAACTCGCCCGGATACTTCCCACGTCAGTCGTGTTGATCTGAAAGAAGACGGCAAAGGCCTGAAAATTCTGCGCCAGAGCCTGCCTTATGGCACAGCCAGCGGCGAACACGGTTTGTATTTCATCAGCTATTGCGCCCGTCTGTGGAACATCGAAAAACAACTGCTGAGCATGTTTGGCGATCTCGATGGTAAACGTGATGCGATGCTGCGTTTCACCCGTCCGGTGACCGGCAGCTATTATTTCGCCCCATCACTGACACGTCTTTTAGCGCTTTAA
- a CDS encoding RpoE-regulated lipoprotein translates to MTVRLRVRPLLLVLPLILTGCSSMSNMSWPSVSWSSMNPLNWFGSSLTVSDKGVGGITGSTALTETAIKDALDGDYTLRSGMSMSGGKMLSFFQAMDGKDVKMSISGEPKGNVQRVDVVDPKVESEWGVKIGTSFSSLYSKAFDVCVKGEGDDAQNVECKAPQSSHVTYVFSGIWHGPESLMPSDDALKDWKVSKIIWRANPAQASTAQ, encoded by the coding sequence ATGACTGTTCGCTTGCGGGTTCGCCCCCTGTTGCTGGTGCTGCCACTGATCCTGACTGGCTGTTCGTCGATGTCTAACATGTCGTGGCCAAGTGTTTCCTGGTCGAGCATGAATCCGCTCAACTGGTTTGGCAGCAGCCTGACGGTCAGCGATAAAGGAGTAGGCGGGATAACAGGTAGCACGGCGCTGACAGAAACGGCCATTAAAGATGCGCTGGACGGCGATTATACCTTGCGCAGTGGCATGTCGATGAGCGGCGGAAAAATGCTGAGTTTCTTCCAGGCGATGGACGGCAAGGACGTGAAAATGTCGATCAGCGGCGAGCCGAAAGGCAACGTTCAGCGTGTTGACGTGGTGGATCCTAAAGTAGAAAGCGAATGGGGCGTTAAAATCGGCACGTCATTCAGCAGCCTTTACAGCAAAGCCTTCGATGTGTGTGTAAAAGGCGAGGGAGATGATGCGCAGAACGTCGAGTGTAAAGCGCCGCAAAGTTCTCACGTCACCTATGTCTTCAGCGGGATCTGGCATGGCCCGGAATCACTGATGCCTTCGGACGACGCGCTGAAAGACTGGAAGGTAAGCAAAATTATCTGGCGGGCTAATCCGGCTCAGGCTTCCACTGCTCAGTAA
- a CDS encoding DUF2919 domain-containing protein, whose translation MNPDDYNDHGMLRLPLWFWTILILQARTWLLFVMAGASRQQGSDLLTLFYPDQQSFWSGMLLGLPPALVFLLSGRRHVWPRIWQAGYWLLLAGMFVTFALQALGLWQSTDMISGVDIVLALLDAAALAYWLLSRRLRACFDASHRLA comes from the coding sequence ATGAACCCGGATGATTATAACGACCACGGTATGTTGCGATTGCCGCTGTGGTTCTGGACGATTTTAATTTTGCAGGCACGAACCTGGTTGTTGTTTGTGATGGCGGGTGCTTCCCGCCAGCAGGGAAGTGATTTGCTGACGCTGTTTTACCCCGATCAGCAAAGTTTCTGGTCCGGGATGTTGCTGGGGTTGCCGCCCGCGCTGGTGTTTTTGCTCAGTGGTCGTCGTCATGTCTGGCCGCGCATCTGGCAGGCCGGATACTGGTTACTTCTTGCCGGGATGTTTGTCACTTTTGCATTGCAGGCTCTGGGATTATGGCAAAGTACTGACATGATTTCTGGTGTGGATATCGTGCTGGCATTACTGGATGCGGCCGCACTGGCGTATTGGTTATTGAGCCGCCGTTTGCGCGCCTGTTTTGATGCCTCACACCGTCTGGCCTGA
- a CDS encoding YgiW/YdeI family stress tolerance OB fold protein codes for MKKITLATLIALCSATAFAQQTGGFNGPSAQETQTQSAAQGGFTGTTALSTVKDAQTMKDDQWIMLEGFIDQRIDHDKYIFRDNTGTLNVEIDGKRWQGQNVSPKDKIRIEGKVDKDWNSVEVDVKSVKIIK; via the coding sequence ATGAAGAAGATCACTCTGGCAACCCTCATTGCACTTTGTTCAGCGACGGCGTTTGCTCAGCAAACCGGCGGCTTTAACGGTCCGTCAGCACAGGAAACGCAAACACAGTCTGCAGCACAGGGCGGTTTCACCGGTACCACGGCGCTGAGCACCGTGAAAGACGCGCAAACCATGAAAGACGATCAATGGATCATGCTGGAAGGTTTTATCGATCAGCGTATCGACCACGATAAATACATTTTCCGCGATAACACCGGCACCCTCAATGTAGAAATTGACGGCAAGCGCTGGCAGGGGCAGAACGTATCGCCGAAAGATAAAATCCGCATCGAAGGTAAAGTCGATAAAGACTGGAACTCTGTGGAAGTTGACGTCAAGAGCGTTAAAATTATCAAGTAA
- a CDS encoding GNAT family acetyltransferase produces MEIRVYRQEDFEEVLTLWERCDLLRPWNDPELDIERKINHSPEFFLVAEVGGEVVGTLMGGYDGHRGSANYLGVHPDYRGRGIANALVNRLEKKLIARGCPKMNLMVRAENDAVVSMYEKLGYEISDTLLLGKRLIEDQEY; encoded by the coding sequence TTTGAAGAAGTACTGACCTTATGGGAGCGTTGCGATCTGCTGCGCCCGTGGAACGATCCTGAGCTGGATATCGAACGTAAAATTAACCACAGCCCGGAGTTTTTCCTGGTGGCAGAAGTGGGTGGCGAAGTGGTCGGCACCCTGATGGGCGGCTACGACGGCCATCGCGGTTCGGCTAACTATCTCGGCGTACATCCGGATTATCGCGGACGAGGCATCGCTAACGCGCTGGTTAATCGTCTGGAGAAAAAACTGATTGCCCGCGGCTGCCCGAAAATGAATTTAATGGTGCGTGCAGAAAACGATGCCGTGGTCAGCATGTACGAAAAACTGGGTTATGAAATTTCGGATACGCTTTTACTGGGTAAGCGGCTGATCGAAGATCAGGAATATTAA